Within Streptomyces sp. NBC_00704, the genomic segment GAGCCGTATGACACGCAGAACCCGTACGACACGCACCACGACCACGAGGAGAGCGACGTGCTGCGTCGCGCATTCATGACCGGTGGGGGCGCCACGATGGCCGTCGCCACCCTGGGCCCCTTCGGGTTCGCCCACGACGCGTCCACTCCGGCGCGCTCCGTGCGCCGCGCGGGGACGAGCGAGGCGGGCGCCCTCGAAGAAGCGGTCCGCAGGATCCGGCTGCTGGACGACCGGCACGGGGCCGACGGCCTCTACCGGCGCGCGGCCGCTCCGCTGCGCGCCGCCTACGCGCTGCTGGACGCCGGGACCACCCGGCAGACGACGGCCGACCGGCTCCACTCGGGCGCCGGGGAGCTGGCCATCTCGGTGGGCTGGCTCGCGCACGACTCGGGCCGCTTCGACGACGCCCGCTCGCACTACGCCGAAGCCCTGGCGACGGCGAGGATGACCGGGGACGAGGCCCTGGAGGCGCACGCCTTCTGCAACACCGCGTTCCTCGCCCGGGACGCCGGCCGCCCGCGCGAGGCCGTGCGGGCCGCCCAGGCCGCCCAGCGCGTCGCCCGCCCGCTGGGCTCGCCCCGGCTGATGTCGCTGCTCGCGCTGCGCGAGGCGGGCGGCTGGGCCGGGCTCGCCGACCGGACCGGCTGCGAACAGGCCCTGGTGCGCGCGCAGGCCCTCTACGACCGTGGCCCCTGCGACGACGACCCCGAGTGGATGAGCTTCTACGGCGAGGCCGAGCTGGAGGGGCTCACGGCGCAGTGCTGGTCCACGCTGGGCGAGTGGCCGCGCGCGGCCCGGCACGCCGGGCGGGCCGCGCAGCTCCAGGACCCGCACTTCACCCGCAACATCGCCCTCTACACGGCCGAGTTCGCCGACGATCTCGCGCGCGGGGGACGGCCGGACGAGGCCGCGGTCGCCGGGATGCGGGTCCTGGACCTGCTGGACCAGGTCCAGTCGTCCCGGATCCAGACCATGCTGGCCGGAACGGCGCGGGTGCTGCTGCCGCACCGGCGCGCCGGAGGCGTCTCCGCCTTCCTGGAGCGGCACGCCTCGACACCCCGCGTGCCCTGACCGGGGACGGCGGGGGCCGGGACTGCCGGGTGTGGAGGTGGGGACGGTCAGGTGTGTGGGGCCGCCGTGGGACGGGCCGGTCAGGCCAGATGGCCGAGGTCGTTCCAGCTCTCGATCGCCGGTTCGCCGTACGCCCAGCCCAGCACCGACAGCGACGTCGGGTGGAGACGGATCCGCGCCGCGAAGTCCAGCGGCAGTCCCAGCCAGCGTGCCCCTATGGAGCGGAGGATGTGACCGTGGGCGAAGACCAGGACGTCCCGGTCGGCCGAGCGGGCCCAGGCGACGACCTCGTCCGCGCGGGCCGTGACGTCGGCCAGGCTCTCCCCGTCGGGCACGCCGTCGCGCCAGATGAGCCAGCCGGGCCGGACGGCCTGGATCTCGGCGGGAGTCATGCCCTCGTAGGCGCCGTAGTGCCACTCCAGGAGGGTGTCCCAGGTCTCGGCCCGTTCGCCGAAGCCGGCCAGCTCGCACGTCTCCCGCGCGCGGACCAGCGGACTGGTGCGCGTCTCCACGCCCTCGAGGCCCCCGTACGGCGCCCGGTGCAGCCGCTCGCCCAGCAGTTTCGCGCCCCTGCGGCCCTCCTCCAGGAGGGGGACGTCGGTCCTGCCGGTGTGCTTTCCGGACAGCGACCACTCCGTCTGTCCGTGCCGGGCCAGCAGGATGCGCGGTGCCATGGGGGACCTTTCCGGGAGAACCCTGGGAGGAACCAGGGCTGCGATCAGGGGCGGATCCCCTCCATCATCGCTCACCCTGAACAGGGGCAACCCGGCGGGCGATCTCAGCGTCTTTGAGATCCGGGGCGCTCATCGCCGACTCGTCCACACGCCGTAAAGTGACCCGTCCCGCGCCATCGGCGCCGCAGCGACCACACAGACCAGAAGGGGGAGGCGATCGGATGCCGCAGACCGAGACACCAGGCACCGAGGCGGCCCCGCGGGCACGGCTGCGCTGGTGGACCGAGCTGCCCCTGATCCTGCTGGTGTACGTCTGCTACTCGGCGGGCCGGCTGCTCGCGCGGGGCGACGTGAGCACCGCCGTCGACCACGGCCTGGCGATCCTGCGCATCGAGAAGTTCCTGCACATCAACGCCGAGCACCCGCTCAACAGACTGTTCAGGACCGAGGCGTGGATCGGCGTGCCGGCCGACTTCTG encodes:
- a CDS encoding histidine phosphatase family protein, with protein sequence MAPRILLARHGQTEWSLSGKHTGRTDVPLLEEGRRGAKLLGERLHRAPYGGLEGVETRTSPLVRARETCELAGFGERAETWDTLLEWHYGAYEGMTPAEIQAVRPGWLIWRDGVPDGESLADVTARADEVVAWARSADRDVLVFAHGHILRSIGARWLGLPLDFAARIRLHPTSLSVLGWAYGEPAIESWNDLGHLA